The following is a genomic window from Dehalogenimonas sp. 4OHTPN.
TGTGGCATCTGGGGTTGTCCGAGGCCGATTTGATGGAAATCGGGGCGGCGCTGGGGTCCGATGTTCCCTTCTTTTTTTGCGGCGGCACCGTGCTGGCAGAAGGCCGCGGCGAACTGCTGGCGCCGCTGCGGCCGTATCCCGGCAGCTGGGCGGTCATCCTGATGCCGCCGCTCAGGGTTGAAGGCGGCAAGACGGCCAGGCTTTATGCCTCGCTTCGCCCGGAGGATTTTTCGGACGGGTCGCTGACTGAGGAATTCGCCCGTTGGCTCATGGAGGGTCGCGCGGTCCCTCCGGAGATGTTCCATAACACTTTCGAGAGGGCGGCTTTCGAACTCTGGCCGGATTTCGGCCGCTACCGCTGGCGCTTTATCGAGGCCGGAGCGACAAGGGTCTTCCTGTCGGGCGCCGGGCCGAGCTTGTTCAGCCTTCACACCGATCACTCCGAGGCGGAACGTATAGCCGCCAATC
Proteins encoded in this region:
- the ispE gene encoding 4-(cytidine 5'-diphospho)-2-C-methyl-D-erythritol kinase; its protein translation is MLKLLAPAKINLCLEVIGRRSDGYHEIKSIIQTIDLADELLFEPADTLSISADAPGWRAEQSLVSKAARLLQERTGTSLGARVRLAKRIPLVSGLGGDSSDGAAALKGFNRLWHLGLSEADLMEIGAALGSDVPFFFCGGTVLAEGRGELLAPLRPYPGSWAVILMPPLRVEGGKTARLYASLRPEDFSDGSLTEEFARWLMEGRAVPPEMFHNTFERAAFELWPDFGRYRWRFIEAGATRVFLSGAGPSLFSLHTDHSEAERIAANLEEQGLKSFLARTAGHLE